A segment of the Bacillus sp. es.034 genome:
CTGCGCCCGCGCAAGTCCCGTTACCGAGCTGTTCTTGATGGTGGAACCGATCCGCTGCACGGCATCGAAATCCCCTTTTGAAGCTGCAGGAAATCCAGCTTCAATGACGTCCACCCCGAGTCTCTCCAGCTGCTTTGCCACCTCGATCTTTTCAATTGTATTCAGATTTACGCCCGCTGACTGTTCTCCGTCTCGTAGAGTCGTGTCAAAGATCTCAATGGTTCGCACTCGCTACCACTTCCTTTTCTTTAGTTGAAGGTTTCTGTACAAAAGGCATCATTTTACGAAGTTCCCTTCCAACGACTTCGATCGGGTGCTGACTTTCACGCTGATTGATGGCGTTGAATTCCGGACGGTTCGCCTGATTCTCCAGGATCCATCCCTTCGCAAATTTTCCTGTTTGGATATCCGTCAATACTTCCTTCATGCGGGCTTTCGTTTCTTCATTCACTACCCTTGGACCTGAAACGAAATCTCCCCATTGAGCCGTGTCAGAGATCGAATAGCGCATTCCTTCCAATCCCTGTTCATACATCAGGTCAACGATCAGCTTCAATTCATGTAAGCATTCGAAATAGGCGACTTCTTTTTGATAACCGGCTTCCACCAGCGTTTCAAATCCTGCTTTGACAAGGGATGTCACCCCTCCACAGAGGACTGCCTGTTCCCCGAATAGATCGGTTTCCGTTTCTTCCTGGAAGGAGGTTTCGAGGATTCCTGCACGTCCTGCTCCTACCCCTTTTGCATACGCCAGGGCAAGTTCCGCGGCTTGACCTGAAGCGTCTTGATAAACACCGAAGAGTGCAGGTACCCCGGCTCCTTCTTCAAAGGTCCTTCTTACAAGGTGCCCCGGTCCTTTTGGTGCAACAAGGAAGACATCCACATCTTCCGGAGGGACGACTTGATGGAAATGGATATTGAATCCGTGTGCGAATGCGAGTGCTTTGCCTGATGACAGGGCCGGCTTGATTTCTGCTTCATATACTTTCGGCTGATGCTCATCCGGCAGGAGAACCATGATGACGTCCGCCTGTTCACATGCTTCCCGGACGGAGTAGACATCGAAGCCGTCCTTTTCCGCCTGGTCCCACGACTTTCCTTTTCGTAATCCCACTACAACATCAAATCCGCTTTCCTTCAGATTTTGAGCATGTGCATGACCTTGTGAGCCATAGCCGACAACCGCTACTTTCTTCCCTTTTAAAACCTCTTCATTCACATCTCCGTTATAATATACCTTTACCATTTCCCTCATCCTTTCCGTTTTTTGAATAATAAGTTTTTTCAGATTGCTTCTAATTCACAATTGAATACTGTTTCAGGTCTGTGACCGACTTTCCATTTCCCCTGGCGAATGCCGTGATCCCTGTCCGGGCGATTTCTTTGATGCCATAGGGTCTTAATAAATCGATGATCGCTTCTATCTTGGAGGTCTCCCCCGTTACCTGGACGGTTACGCTGTCCCTTGCGACATCAATGATGGCGGCTCTGAAGGGTTCCACGATCCCATTGATTTCGGACCTGGTCTGCCCTGTACTCAATACCTTGATAAGGGCCAGTTCCCTGGCAACGACTCCTTGATCCGTGATGTCTGAGACCTTGAGGACATCGATCTGTTTATGGAGCTGCTTCAGGAGCTGTTCGATTTTACGATCGTCTTCCACGTTGACGACGAAGGTCATTCTCGAAATCCCTTCCGTCTCTGTATATCCGACCGAAATACTTTCAATGTTGAACTGACGCTTTGTAAACAATCCGGTCACCCGGTTCAAGACACCGCTCCGGTTATGAACAAGGGCTGTCACAATCCGTTTCCTCATGGTTTCACTCCTAACATTTCGTGTAATCCTTTTCCTGGAGCCACCATCGGGTATACATTCTCCTTCGGGTTCACCCAGCAATCGATGAGCACCGGTTCATCACTTGTTAAGGCTTCTTTTAAAACAGAATCGACTTCTTCCTGAGTCTGTACTTTATATCCCTTGATCCCATATGATTCAGCCAGCTTCACAAAATCAGGCTGGGTGGAGAACACCGATTGTGAGTACCTCTCTTCGAAGAAGGTTTCCTGCCACTGTCTCACCATTCCAAGTGTGCCGTTATTGAGAAGGACCACTTTCACAGGGAGGTTCAGCTCTTTCAGGAGGACGAGCTCCTGGAGAGTCATCTGGAAGCCCCCATCTCCTACAAAAGCGACCACTGTACTGTCCGGGTTTGCCAGCTGTGCCCCGATCGCTGCGGGGAATCCGAATCCCATCGTGCCAAGTCCTCCGGATGTGACCCAGTTATTCGGCTTTTTAAAAGAATAGTATTGGGCGGCCCACATTTGATGCTGCCCCACGTCCGTGGTGACGACGGCTTCCCCGTTCGTCATCTCGTACACCTGCTCAATCAACCGCTGAGGGGATAATACATCATGAGCCTGGTTATACCAGAAAGGATATTCCCTTTTGTATGATTTAAGATGCTGATGCCAGGCATCGAAATCGGGCTTCTCGGTCTCATGTTGAAGGAGTCTTGAAAGGGCCTGTTTCGAATCGGCCACAATCGGGATCTGGGTTTCAACGTTCTTCCCGATCTCAGCCGGGTCGATGTCGATATGAACCACTTTGGCCCTTGGTGCAAAGGTAGCAAGATTCCCTGTTAAACGGTCATCAAAACGGGCACCGATATTGATGAGCAAGTCACATTCATGGATGGCCATATTACTTGCATAACACCCGTGCATCCCCGCCATACCAAGAAACAGGGCATGGTCTGCCGGGAATCCCCCTAATCCCAATAAGGTGTGAACCACCGGGAGGTCATATTGTTCAGCGAACGCCTTCAATTCCTCTGTCGCCTTCCCGTGAAGCACTCCAGCCCCTGCCAGGATGACGGGCTGCTTCGACACCTTGATCGCATCCACCAGCTTTTTGATTTGGAGGGGATTCGGATTAAAGTTGGGCTGATAACCGGGTAAGTCCATTTCCACTTGGTGTACCGGGTAGGCCTGCTGCAATGTCAGGTCTTTTGGAATATCGACGAGTACCGGCCCGGGCCTCCCGGTTGATGCGATATGAAAGGCTTCCTTCACGATCCTCGGTAAATCTTTAATGTCCCGTACCTGGTAATTATGCTTGGTGATCGGCATCGTGATGCCTACCACATCCGCTTCCTGGAATGCGTCGGTTCCGATGACCCCTGAAGCCACCTGCCCCGTAAAGACGACCAGCGGAAGGGAGTCCATCATGGCATCGGCGATCCCCGTCACGAGATTCGTCGCACCGGGTCCTGACGTGGCGATGACCACACCCGGTTTTCCCGATACCCTTGCGTATCCTTCTGCGGCGTGGATGGCCCCTTGCTCATGACGGGCGAGTACGTGCTTGATCGGGGCTTTGTAAAGAGCATCGTAAATCGGCAAGACCGCTCCTCCAGGGTACCCAAACAGAATCTCAACCTTTTCCTCCTTCAAAGCTTTCATGAGCATATCAGCACCGTTGACGTTTTCTGTCAGTGTCTGTGAAGCCGGTTCTGCCTCTACCTTCGCTCTCATTGCCTATCTCCTCCATTTCTTACTTTTTTTAAACAAAAAAGACCTTTCCACCCACTACGACAGAGTTCATCTTTCGCAGGGGCGAAAAGGTCTTATGTCCTTTCCACGGTACCACCCTAGTTTTAGAGATGAAGAGTATCATCTCCCTTGGCAGGCTGATCGATTTCACCAGCCTTTGTTTTTGTAACGAGTATCATCTACTCGATCGTTCCTACTTACACGGTTCAGAACGATACTCAGAGGGGATGTCGGTATTGGTTGTATTACTGGTTTGCAGCACCACCAGCTCTCTGTAAATACGGTTCCCAACCCTTTTACCTCTTCAACGTTTTAACATTTATTCTGTTTTCAAGATGCCGCCTGTACTCGCTGATGTAACAAGTTTTGCGTATCTTGCTAGATATCCTTTTTTGATTTTCGGAGGAGGCTGTACCCACTCCTGTTGTCTGAACTTCAACTCTTCTTCCGAAACCATAAGGGAAATCGTCCGGTTCGTGAGATCAATGAAGATGGGATCTCCATTTTCCACCACGCCGATCGGTCCTCCTTCAGCTGCTTCAGGGGAGACATGACCGATTGAAATGCCCCGGGATGCTCCTGAAAATCTGCCGTCTGTCATGAGGGCGACTTGCTTCTCAAGCCCGCGTCCTGCAATGGCTGCCGTCGGTGCAAGCATCTCAGGCATCCCCGGTCCGCCCTTTGGACCTTCATATCTGATTACGACAACATGACCTTCTTTCACTTCTCCGCTTTCAATTCCGGCAAGGGCCTCATCCTGGGATTCATAGACAATCGCTTCACCCATGAATGTTTTAATGGATGGGTCGACTGCCCCCACTTTGATGACACCGCCATTAGGAGCAATATTCCCGAAGAGGACGGATAATCCCCCGACTGGACTGTGGGCATTTTCCCTGCTGCGGATGACATCATCATTTTGAATATGAGCATCCTTCACATTTTCATAAAGGGACTTTCCTGTAACGGTGATGCGGTCTTTGTGTACGGCTTCCATTTCACACAGCTCTTTAATGATGGCGCTGACCCCTCCTGCATTGTGAACATCCTGCATGGAGTAATCCGAGGCCGGGCTTATCTTGGATAAATAGGGAACCCGCTCAGCGACTTTATTGATCCGATTGATGTCGTAATCAATTTCTGCCTCATTGGCAATCGCCAGCGTATGGAGGACCGTATTCGTTGAACCTCCCATCGCCATGTCTAGGGCGAATGCGTCATCGATCGTATCCTCCGTTATGATATCTCGTGGCTTGATATCTTTTTTCACCATTTCTACAAGATGTTTCGCTGCGTCCTTTATCAATTTGTGCCGTTCTTCCGATGTGGCTACGATCGTCCCGTTCCCTGGTGGAGCCATACCAAGCATTTCCATCAAGGAATTCATGGAGTTCGCCGTGAACATACCGGAACATGATCCGCAAGTCGGACACGCGTTGGCTTCGATGTCGAGAAGTTGTTCCGCCGTCATCCTTCCTGACTGATGGGCTCCTACTCCTTCGAAAACGGAAACGAGTGATAATGGCTTTCCTTCACTTGATACTCCCGCTTCCATCGGACCTCCCGATACAAATACGGAAGGGACATTGGTTCTGACTGATGCCATTAGCATTCCCGGTGTGATCTTGTCACAGTTCGGGATGTAGAACACTCCGTCGAACCAGTGAGCATTGATGACGGTTTCTGCTGAGTCGGCGATCAGTTCCCGACTCGGGAGTGAGTACCTCATTCCGATATGACCCATGGCGATCCCATCGTCGACACCGATCGTGTTGAATTCAAAGGGGATTCCCCCCGCTTCACGGATCGCTTCTTTCACCACCTGGGCGAATCCGTTTAAATGCATATGACCTGGAATGATGTCGATGTAAGAGTTACACACCCCGATAAATGGTTTTTCCATGTCTTCCAGCTTGACTCCCGTCGCATAGAGTAAACTGCGGTGGGGAGCCCGGTCGATCCCTTTCTTGATCATGTCACTACGCACGTCATCACCTCCAACTTAGCCGACTTGAGCATTTTGTTTGTAAACTTTTCTTCCATCCTGCGTGACAGTGTTTCTGAAATCCTGCAATAATTGATTTGTATACTTTCCAGGTTTTCCGTCTCCGATGACACGTCCGTCAACTTTCACAACGGCGATGACTTCAGCGGCAGTTCCTGTTAAGAACACTTCATCTGCTGTGTATACATCATGCCGGGTGAAGACTTCTTCTTTCATCACGAAACCTGATTTTTCCGCGATTTCGATGATGGCATTCCGGGTGATCCCTTCGAGGGCCCCTACATATCCTGGCGGCGTAAGGATTTTTCCTTTTTTCACGATGAAGATGTTATCGGCTGATCCTTCTGCTACATATCCCTGATCGTTCAACATCAATGCTTCGCTGACGCCTGCAAGATTCGCTTCGATTTTAACGAGAATGTTATTTAAGTAGTTTAATGATTTAACTTTCGGTGACAGAACATCCGCACGATTTCTCCGGCTTGCGACGGTAACGATATCAATGCCCGTTTCGTATAAGCTTTTAGGGAAAAGGGCCAGCTGTTCCGCGATGACGATGATCTGTGGCTTTTTACAAGTGAATGGATCCAACCCCAAGTTTCCAACACCCCTGGATATGACCACCCGTATGTAGGCATTCTCGAGTTTATTTTTTTTCAATGTATCAACGATAATGTCGCTCATCTCTTCTTTTGAAAGCTCAATGTGCAACATGATGGATTTGGCTGAGTCATAAAGGCGATCAACATGTTCATCCAGACGGAACACGTTCCCATCGTACATTCGAATCCCTTCGAACACTCCATCTCCATATAGAAAACCATGGTCGTACACAGATACAACTGCGTCTTCCTTTTTTACATATTGCCCGTCTAAGTAGATCCACTGTTCGTTCATGTTAATCATTCCTTTCCCGGTTGAAATTTATTTGATTACTCGGAAATTTATATTTGCAACGAAAGTACGTTGACTGTAAGCCTGTTGAGAGGGGGCTGAATCGGTTTATGACTGCCGCTTCCCCCCGGCTCAGGTTTTTTTATTGAGGACAATATTACTCCCGTTTCACAGGAAGGTCAACAGGGTTTTTGTAAATTATTTGACTATTTAGATTAATCTGATTATAAGTAAACGCTTACATCTTTGTCCTAATAGAGTTTATGGTGAGAAAAAAATATTTGAGATTTTTTTCATTAGAGGGGTGAATGGTCATTCAGAAGTGGCGAATATCTCAATCAAAAATTTTTCGACAAAATCCTACAGGAATGGGGTTCCGGGGAGTTTGTACCCAAGGCGGATCTGATCCGGAATGGAAAGCTGAAATCTATTTTTAGCAATAGGCATGTTCACTCAAAAAAAAATCAATCCAGAGACACGCCTCTGGATTGATTCTTCTATACCCATGTATACATATAATTCTGATCTTCGACATCGTTTGCTTTTTTGACGATTTTTAACGGCTTGAAGGTATCGATCATGACAGCGAGCTCCAACGTTTCTTTTTTTCCGATACTGGCTTCCGTCTTTCCTGGATGAGGTCCGTGTGGAATGCCGCTCGGATGGAGGGTAATCGATCCTTCCTTGATTCCTTT
Coding sequences within it:
- the ilvC gene encoding ketol-acid reductoisomerase; the protein is MVKVYYNGDVNEEVLKGKKVAVVGYGSQGHAHAQNLKESGFDVVVGLRKGKSWDQAEKDGFDVYSVREACEQADVIMVLLPDEHQPKVYEAEIKPALSSGKALAFAHGFNIHFHQVVPPEDVDVFLVAPKGPGHLVRRTFEEGAGVPALFGVYQDASGQAAELALAYAKGVGAGRAGILETSFQEETETDLFGEQAVLCGGVTSLVKAGFETLVEAGYQKEVAYFECLHELKLIVDLMYEQGLEGMRYSISDTAQWGDFVSGPRVVNEETKARMKEVLTDIQTGKFAKGWILENQANRPEFNAINQRESQHPIEVVGRELRKMMPFVQKPSTKEKEVVASANH
- the ilvE gene encoding branched-chain-amino-acid transaminase, coding for MNEQWIYLDGQYVKKEDAVVSVYDHGFLYGDGVFEGIRMYDGNVFRLDEHVDRLYDSAKSIMLHIELSKEEMSDIIVDTLKKNKLENAYIRVVISRGVGNLGLDPFTCKKPQIIVIAEQLALFPKSLYETGIDIVTVASRRNRADVLSPKVKSLNYLNNILVKIEANLAGVSEALMLNDQGYVAEGSADNIFIVKKGKILTPPGYVGALEGITRNAIIEIAEKSGFVMKEEVFTRHDVYTADEVFLTGTAAEVIAVVKVDGRVIGDGKPGKYTNQLLQDFRNTVTQDGRKVYKQNAQVG
- the ilvN gene encoding acetolactate synthase small subunit; translation: MRKRIVTALVHNRSGVLNRVTGLFTKRQFNIESISVGYTETEGISRMTFVVNVEDDRKIEQLLKQLHKQIDVLKVSDITDQGVVARELALIKVLSTGQTRSEINGIVEPFRAAIIDVARDSVTVQVTGETSKIEAIIDLLRPYGIKEIARTGITAFARGNGKSVTDLKQYSIVN
- the ilvD gene encoding dihydroxy-acid dehydratase, whose protein sequence is MRSDMIKKGIDRAPHRSLLYATGVKLEDMEKPFIGVCNSYIDIIPGHMHLNGFAQVVKEAIREAGGIPFEFNTIGVDDGIAMGHIGMRYSLPSRELIADSAETVINAHWFDGVFYIPNCDKITPGMLMASVRTNVPSVFVSGGPMEAGVSSEGKPLSLVSVFEGVGAHQSGRMTAEQLLDIEANACPTCGSCSGMFTANSMNSLMEMLGMAPPGNGTIVATSEERHKLIKDAAKHLVEMVKKDIKPRDIITEDTIDDAFALDMAMGGSTNTVLHTLAIANEAEIDYDINRINKVAERVPYLSKISPASDYSMQDVHNAGGVSAIIKELCEMEAVHKDRITVTGKSLYENVKDAHIQNDDVIRSRENAHSPVGGLSVLFGNIAPNGGVIKVGAVDPSIKTFMGEAIVYESQDEALAGIESGEVKEGHVVVIRYEGPKGGPGMPEMLAPTAAIAGRGLEKQVALMTDGRFSGASRGISIGHVSPEAAEGGPIGVVENGDPIFIDLTNRTISLMVSEEELKFRQQEWVQPPPKIKKGYLARYAKLVTSASTGGILKTE
- the ilvB gene encoding acetolactate synthase large subunit, whose product is MRAKVEAEPASQTLTENVNGADMLMKALKEEKVEILFGYPGGAVLPIYDALYKAPIKHVLARHEQGAIHAAEGYARVSGKPGVVIATSGPGATNLVTGIADAMMDSLPLVVFTGQVASGVIGTDAFQEADVVGITMPITKHNYQVRDIKDLPRIVKEAFHIASTGRPGPVLVDIPKDLTLQQAYPVHQVEMDLPGYQPNFNPNPLQIKKLVDAIKVSKQPVILAGAGVLHGKATEELKAFAEQYDLPVVHTLLGLGGFPADHALFLGMAGMHGCYASNMAIHECDLLINIGARFDDRLTGNLATFAPRAKVVHIDIDPAEIGKNVETQIPIVADSKQALSRLLQHETEKPDFDAWHQHLKSYKREYPFWYNQAHDVLSPQRLIEQVYEMTNGEAVVTTDVGQHQMWAAQYYSFKKPNNWVTSGGLGTMGFGFPAAIGAQLANPDSTVVAFVGDGGFQMTLQELVLLKELNLPVKVVLLNNGTLGMVRQWQETFFEERYSQSVFSTQPDFVKLAESYGIKGYKVQTQEEVDSVLKEALTSDEPVLIDCWVNPKENVYPMVAPGKGLHEMLGVKP